The DNA window CCCCACCGCCGTAAATTACCCGTTTACGGCTGGACGGGCCTCTCGGTGCTGGCCGGCAGGCTCTGATGTCAGCAGCACATTACCATATTTAATTGCCCCCGGTAACCTGCGCTAAACGGGCAGGAGATTAAAATGGCCGACACTACCTCTCTGATTTACATCTACAAAACACAAGCAAAGTCGTGAAATTTATGGTCCCGTTTATTATTAAATACTTCCTTTACTCCGAAAGCTTTAATGATTTGGTTtttcaataacattttatttattgtaattctTTATGTTGACATAAGCGTTTCTGTGAATCTTGGTTCGGCAAGTCGACTGAAAACTAACGCACTAACTGGTGTACATGCATTTACAGCATCATATAGATCTTCACATGACATATACACGCTGTTAAAGTGACCTGCAGTTTCTGACGCACGTTGTCCATAGCTTTGGCAGATTTATTGGTGGATGTTCAACAGTTTTGTTCCCCGGTCAATGATCGGTAACCGTTAACCTGGTGCACTTTTACTGGGGACACTAGGAATAATACATCAATACGTGTCCATAAAGGTTGAGCTGATAactggccacacacacaccctttcaaAATCAGAGCAGTTAAGGAAAATGGGaatttacagtataaaacacGTTCATCTCAGTTTTGTGATTGTCACCACCAGCAAACTTTAGCTTACAGATTAACACAGAGACATGGGCTTCCTTGCAAGACAGCCATTTCCAAAAGTCCTTACAATTGCATACAAGCACTCATAGGGTCAAGATGACAGCCAGAGgaacataaaatatgtatttgagcAGCAGGTCTCGGAGGGGCAAAAATCAATCCATGACTGGCCATGTCATGGCCAATATTATTTCAGCATAATTTCATCAAACACCAAAACTtggcaagccccccccccccccccccccctcataaaTTTACCTCCTTTCCCCattaaccccctcccccaaaagacaacattccaaaaatacaataaagcaTCAGTCGCCtggtacaaaaagaaaaacaaataataaaaataagagtacggtgtaaatatatattcatatttataaatttcTAACTGTATTTACAGAATGCTTGCCGGCCCTGGTCTGAACATAGAGACTGCACATCGCGAAAGCAAAGCTGTCTGGCAGCCTTGGAGATATTCATTAATGGATTAGGCCTGAAAAGCATGACTAGTCATTTgtgtaaagaacaaaaatagaaatgggAGCAGGGGAGACGAGActctgagtaaaaaaaaaaaaaaaaaaaaaaaaaacaaacaaaaaaaggagggaTTTTCTCACTTCTGTTGCTCTCCCACCGAACCAGCACCCATTTATCAGTCTTTGTCTTCCAGTTTCCTTCAGCAGTCCAGTGGGggtttcacccccccccacaaaggAAAGtgccagaagaagaaaaaaacaagtgagAAACCTCAAGTCCTCCAGCCTGGTTTCAGAGGCCAGTGGTCAAACCACAGAGTGTCTGAAAAAAATGTCCGCCCAAGGCATGGAACCACAAAAATGGCTCACGGATGCGAGTCCAGGCGCATGgcagaatgtttgtttttgttcccccTCATGCTCCAAAGGTTACGGGGCAAAAtcctctcccccacccaccccaaaagATAGCACCTGTGGCGGTCGTGGTCCAAACAGTCTGCGGTCCAGGCCAGCGGGGCGAAGACGGGAATGTGGAgacggtggggaggggggcgagatTCAGCGCTTCTTGAAGGCCACCCCATTGGGCTGTGGAGGGAACTTGGGCAGACAGGGCTCCTCCGCCCCGGCGTCGTGGGAGAAGACCGAGTCCTCCCCCGAGGAGCACGTGGAGCTGCGGGTGTCCGGATAGCTGGGGGAGTACTGGTCCAGGGGTACCGAGAGGTCCAAGTACTCCTTGAACGGGCACAGGGATATAGACAGGGAAGGGCGATGGGGAAggacagaaacaaataaattcgTTACAAACACACTCCATTGTCCAGGCTTGCATGCCTAATCCATCACCGGTATCACCGTTTTATCAGACTCGATAGCCAATGCAAGGACCGTAAATGTTTAATTCATTAACTTTAAGGGCTCCATTAATTCATTAGCCTTATCTTGCCTCGGCACATTAAATCTCACAATGAAAGCACTATGGCGGGTACAGTTCTCACGGCTGGGGCCCAGGTCGGCGCTACCGGGAACGCCCTCACCTGGTTGGACGTCATGGCCAGGGTGCGATCCAGGTCCTCAACCAGCTGTTTGAAGGTGGGTCTCTGAGAGGGGACGGCATGCCAGCAGTCCCTCATCATCATGTACctgagaagggagggagggggagaaggagcaCAATGAGGGGTGTTCTGTAATGTGAGCATACGCTCAGTACACCAGAACAGAAGAAAATTTAATAAACCCAAAAATGCTTCTCTCAGAAGCACAACCGAGGAGGAAGACCTTGCCCAACAGTGATGGTCAAACAACCTAGTGCAAGGCAAATTGATTAAAAGTAGATGGGCCATATGCCAGTGACAGAAAATCAACCACAATAAATCAAGTCTGGGTAGCGCTGCTGCATCTGATATGCTCTATAGAGAAAATAGGATTGGTGCCAGGGCTGGCCAAAGTTATTCAGATTCATCAATCTGAACAGAAATAtctcatcccccctcccctaaaCAGAGATGCATTTCTGGGCCCTGGGCATGCTGGGTGATTCTTACAGCTCATGAGTACAGGTGGAGGGCTTGTCCATGCGGTGTCCCTCTTTCAGCAGCTTAAAGAGCTCCTCCACTGGGACACCTGGATAGGGGGACCCGCCCAACGTGAAGATTTCCCACAGCAGAACCCCGAAAGACCACCTGCGACACAGAAGCAGCCAATCAACACAaagaagacagaaaaacaaTCCTATCACACTGACCAACTGGAGACTTTGTGTGGAACCAATGACCATCATCGATCTCAAGCAGCGTTCTCACTGAACTTTCTTGGACACACCTGGGATGGCCTGAAGGCAATTTAAACTAAAATGTACTAGGGAGCATTCTAAAACCAAGAGTTGGCCGAGCTCCAAATCCAGGCAAGTCAAGTGAAAGCAGGCTGTCAAGAACAATACAAATACCATAGAAATTCCGCTAAGCTTCTCAATCTAGGGAAAGTATTCAATACTCACACATCACTCTGGTGTGTGTATATCCGATCAAACAGAGCCTCTGGAGCCATCCACTTCACTGGCAAGCGTCCCTGAAAAGAGCCATGGCATTCTATATTATTACATAGCAttaatatgtcatttttatatgtagatgcctttttaaaataaaaatagctattACACATTATTCTGCCACTAATGTGAAATATGCAGACACAGTGCAGATGCCGATCTCAGCCAGCTGAATAGCGCTGCTCTACTTATCATGTATTTGGTTTTAAGCATCTTCTGGTCATGTTTACATAATTAAGAGTTCAGAGCTAAGGTTACAGTTCCTTCAATAATGACCACCAGATGCATACAATGAAAACTAGAAGTTTCAgtaaccccaaaaaaaaaaattctttagcAAAATCAATACCAAAAAGCTATTACTGCAAAATTATATTGACAATATAAAGAAATGTCACAGGGCACAAGCTTGTGGTACCTGTAGATGTAGAGTAGAAGCTCCCACAGGAGCAAAGCCTCATTTTCAATGAAGAATCCAAAtgacttgaaataaaaaaaaatagaatagcTACTCACGTTGGTGGTTTTCTTGTAGTAATCAATGTGGTGAATGTCTCTGGCAAGGCCAAAATCAGCAATCTTCATCACGTTGTCCTCGGTTACCAGGACGTTACGAGCAGCCAGATCTCTGTGAATACActgcacaggcaaacacagacaTCAGATCGACCGCTTACCCTGGAAACACAGCAAGATGGCCGCAGGAGGCAGTGCTTTTCCCCAGAACATGGCTGCTCAGCCATGGCCGCAATTTCCGCTTCAAAGAGACCAGATATCTCCGCTAAATTAACTTCTCTTCCCCAGACTGAGAACATTAGGGGGTTCAAGAGAACCAGCAAGCCTGCTGGACCGAAACATTAAAGGACAGGACCAGAGCTGCTAACACCAATGTTCAGATTAACAACGGCTTTAGGCTGCCGTAAGTGCGGGCGCCGAAGGAGTTACCTTTTTGGAGGCCAGATACTCCATGCCCCTGGCCACCTGGTAGGCGCAGGACACCAGGTCTTTGATGGACATGTTCTCCACGGGCACCTGGTCGGGGTTGTAGCAGTACTCCATGCCCGGGGGCCGGCGGGCCCGCAGGTACTCCCGCAGGTTGCCTTTGGAGGCGTATTCCACAATAACGTACAGAGGACCTGCGTGGAGGAACACAGAGAAGCCTCAGCTTTGCATGGAGCTAAGTCTCTCGGCACCCATTCTACCAGCTGAATTAGGAGTGCCTGGAGTAGCTTGCGCTAGGGACTGTGTTTCTCCGTAGCATCCTGCCCTTACATACTACACCACAAAAGGGACAGTGATCATCTATTCTCTGCATTGGTTGGCTAGGAGGAAGCAATAATGATTGATAACGCAATAAAGAAATACGAAAGATGGTCCAAAGAatacaaaatgtcaaataaaagtaCCATTTTGACATATTCTTTCAGTGGATTAATGTGACAGAAAATAGTTGAGTGATTTCCCGCTTCCTCCTGAAGGATGCTGAGAATAACGGATGCTGAGAATaatgaccaaaaacaaaaacatttggagCCGGTTGCACGGGCAAGAGCAAACAGGACAAGGAGCCCCGACTGTAAAATGACTGCAGCACAGGCCGGCCTCAGGAGAGTAGCTTGGCTCAACGGGCTCCCTAAAACATGAGGAAAACAGGTAAAACGATGACCAGGCGCCCTGGTGCTCTGTGACGCCAGGACAGGCAGTACTAACTGAGGGGGGGTCAGCGGAGGCTAATGCTTTTACAAGGCAGAGCGTGGAGCCAGAGGCTGTCAATGAAGATTTGAAGGATACTGCGGCGCTGCCAGCAGCTGCGGTCATCTCAAGCTGGGAGTTCAGAGGCTGATGTCGGAGCCACTTACTGTTCCAATCGCACGCGTTCTGTTCCGGAAATGCGCACATGGCATGCTCCCCCACTACACCCCTGCTGTGCCACCCTTTCAAAACTTGTGGGAATCATGACACTAATCATGCTCAGTCTGGTTATATTTGCAATTCAGCTCTTTCCCAGAGCAACCTACAATAATTTCGTACAACAAGGCCAAATAAACAGTGCTACACCGAGAAAATTCAGTCATACAGACAAATCTGAGTCAATTACACTGGCAGCGCGCAAGTACATGAAAATTCTCTGGTACAATACTACAGACTTTGTCATAATTATGGTGATCTTTGTCATAGTAAGTTAATCTGTTCTATCTGCCTGGTGTCTGTCCCTGGATATTGGGACAGTGAACCCCTTGCAGGCTGACTCACCATCCTGAGTGCATGCTCCCAGCAGGTTGATGATGTTCTTGTGTTTCCCGATGATCTTCATCATCTCCATCTCAGAGATGAGGTCAGACAGGTCCTTCTCCGTGGCATCAGCTGTTGGTCAAAAGCAACAGGGTCAGTGACACcgtctggtaaaaaaaaaagcactagaATTTCACAAATCAACTTCAGTTGTTACTACACCAGCGATGAATATACATGAAACTGCAACATAATCaagcacaacatttttacaagtTTTGAAAATCTTTGAAAAAATTTCTGCATTTTAGAACTGACCAGGTAAGTCCCCCtgacaaaattacacaaatgtTTGCCCTTCCCCTGACCCAGCAACAGAGAATTTATGAGCTACTTTCATGATGCCATCCAAGAGTGTTAGCCAAACATGgaaagatttaaacaaaatggttCCCAGAGCTGCAGCGAACTATCAGCGGGGATGATCTACCAGGGACCCTGCAGCAAGAGTACAGTCCATCTTTCAAGTGCTCCGGTTCAGGCAGAGTTCAGGCGCTGTGATTTACTGTCGGCGGGACGTTGGGTCCGGTCCCGCACAGCTCCACAGAACGCTCCTGTTCCCCTGCATTTACTGCTGCCTCACCAGGGTGCAGAGGCCTGGCCGGGGTGGCTGGCCGAGCCGGGCCGACCCCATTTCCTTTCCAAACGTCCTGCCGTCcacccagcgcccccccccctccccacccccaccctccacccctctggGAAAGCAAGCTCAGGAAGTGTGCGGGAACGTGCTCGGCATCAGAAAGAGAGCAGATCGAATAAAAAGCTTAGGggaacacaccccccccccccccccccccactcacttgccccacacacacccccatgcATTTTTATGAAGACAGTCATACATCCAAGCCGTGGTTTCTCATAAATTTCTGTGCTGGTTTTTTTATACTCTCAAAGGGACGGTGCGCTTGTACAGTGGCCGTGTGCCAGTGGCAGATGCCTCTTGCTGTTTGTTCAGTgcttcccctccctcctgcctcaGCACTGAGTTGTGCAGTTTCCTATCCTTGTCAGACCCACTGACACTTGGCCGGTTGCTCTGAAGTGGCCATTTCCACCATCTGCTTCTTTATAATCTCACTTTCTGCTTATCAGCGCTCATGGTGAATGACTCCCCTTTGGCTTTGCTTATTAGCAACTGTCAATTCCGATTTCAAAGTGCACCCAACAACTTTATCACAATGAAGAAGAGGGAATTAAACAGCTCTGAACGAACAGTAAAACATGTTGCCATCAACAGGCTAACTCAATGTAAAGCACTGAGCGTTTTGGTAGCATTTTGGTCAAATCAAACCTTATATCATTGATGCTGAACAAATTGTTTCCCTTCCGAAAAGTACTTGATCACAAGTTCACATAACAAGGTGATCAAGCCTTGAGAAAATGCAAAGAGGACAGTGACTTGTTGGGATGGATGGTGGTACACTTGACTCAACACCTAAAACTTACATTTCAGCATCTTGACAGCCACCTTGGTCAAACGGTTGGGCTTCTCTTTGTCCAAACCCTGGGCCTCCCCCATCACCACCTGCCCAAAGCAGCCCTCCCCCAAGGGCTTCCCAAGGACCAGcctggaaaacaaaaatggacacACCATTGGGTAAGCCCAACACATCACCCAGGCGTTTTCAACACAACGGTAATTTCTGCAGCAATATAAgcaggctgtttttcattgtacAGACACAAGACTCCATTAACGATGCCgctttaataaaaaatcattcacTCAAATGGTCCAACTCTATGAACTGAGGTGGCAAGATGTTTTCAAGAAATAATGAAGTGGTTCATTTAGCGGTCATTCAACCGATTTCCTCTACCGTATGGCTcaatagtttcttttttttgtcagcacaCACTACAAAATAGCATGAATAGCATTTGCAGATGTTGAACAATAAGCAGCACGACCTCTTCTCAGAATTTATTCTTAGCAGATCTACCCTTGAGAGTCTTAGCGTGTTAAAAATGCCTCTTAAAAGTACTGACTGGACTGAACTGGACAGTTAGAACAGTCCGCCCCCTTAGCGTCTACCACCCGTCGTTAACCGGTCCCCGCTGGCTGTCTGAGTGCACTGTGTGACCCCGCCTACCTGTCCCGGGGCAGCTCCCAGCGGGGGTCCTGGGGCAGCTCGTACTCCGACACCCCCGACAGCATGGGCGACCCGCTGGAGGAGAGGCGCGAGGGGCGCACCAGCATCACCCCGGAATGGAGGGAGGAGCTCGAGTCCACCGACACCTGCGGACAGAGGCCTACAGGTTATCCTCACGAGAGTGGGACCGAGACGGGAGgctcgggtggggggggggggaaggaagatTTAAAGATAGCGATACAGGGACTAACACAAATCTATTTAGAGCCTATAATccagagactgcacacagaGGATGATGGAGAGTTGTGCTCCTCACACAGGGGtcaggggaggagagagggagagagcgagagagcgagagaacacAAACAGGAGAACCCTCCTGAGCAGGAGAGTTTCAGCACAGTGTGTGCGGAAGGACTCAGACACCCTAAAGGCACACGATGAACCTGCAGTTCACATTCTTACCTGGTTGACTCACCTCAGAGGCTCACTGAAAACAGCCCTTTGACTCTACCAGTAAATCAGTGTTTTCATATCCACAGagttacacaaaaacaaacccataTAATCAAGTCCAAGAATAGCAGCAAGTTCAGCGAACACTGCACATTTCGGTGGAATACATTGCACAAgacaatttacaattaaactTTACCTCGATATAAACAAATGCAACTTAAAAATCCAAGAGGTTTTTAAAGGATAGAAAAGAAGGAAGGGATGTAAGGATTTCAAACCCCCTATCTACTTTCTGTTACCTGTCTGCGCAGTGGAATGCTCTTGGCCAGCTTGTGGACGGCCAGCTGGCTGTTGAAGTCGCTCTTCTTGGAGGAGCTGCGCATCTTGAAGATGATGGCGACGACCACCATGACGCAGATGAGGAAGAAGCCCACGCAGTAGATCAGCACCTCCAGGTAGGTCTGACTGGGTACTGGGGAAGGGGGCGAGGCTGGGCACAGGGAGGGCGGGGCACGGGTGGGAGGAAGGAAGTCAAGCACGAGGGCAAAGCACACACCCTCAGATTTCAATAATGTGCAGAGCAGCAGAGACTGAAGcacaacacatgcacagaaagtGGAAACAGGCACAGGTACTGCATGGACAAGTCCTGAACACAAATCAGAAAAGCACACctgcattaaataaaacaagggtgcaagtgcacacacacacacacacacacacacacacacaccctgatgTATAAAAACCAGTACCCTTGACACGGCTGGCACAGAAAACCGAACACAAACTCCTATTGTGGCACCATAATCGCTTCTTTGTGGCATAGGGTTTCACCCACATTCTTTGCCTGTGTGACACACCAGCGTTCCCTGCAGAAGCATGAAACAGGCCTATCCTGTCCAGAAAAATCACCAGCAGCCTGCACATGCCGAGAACACTACAGGGACAAATCCACGTGTCACTCAAAGCCAATTCAGACAGCGGTGTAAAGGATCTTAAATTTGCCATTTAAATGCTGCCATCGTCAATGGGTTTTTGCCAAACATTGATACAATTTTATTacagcataaaaatgaatactggGACAGGCAGGCCATTTTAGTAGGGTGTCCCCCCCCATTTAGACACCGCATTGGATACCATaccaaagatttttttaaaaaggtttgttGGTCAATGCTAGTTTAGATTGGTTTCtattcaaaatacataaaatgcacTACATGTTCAAATATGTATGTCATAGCCGTACAGTACTAAACAGCCTTTCATTTTTCGtttgggtgtggtgggggggaggggtgggggtttgggtttTGTAAATTAACTTTGtcaaaaaatgacaactgcTCACTCgctccaaaacacaaaacaaacaaacgcacacgcaaCAATCCTACCTACATACATGAGGATAACCTacatcatttacatttctttttaaatatgatattaATAGTGCAGGGGCACTCCTAAGTCTTTTCTTTCTAAATTGTACATGAATGTTCATAATCTAATTTCCCAATATTTGCtgatgttttccatttttaaaatgtacttaattGAATCCTTTCTATGCAGGCTTTGCGTGTGCAGACTGAAGGCACCGActaacagaatacatttttgttcccTGATGTTTCCAGTAATTTCCTGCAGAACcactaaaaaaaatctaactttcCATTATtccacatttacaaaaaaagagggtgggggaaaaggaaaaatgccATGGCTTGATATCAAACAGGGTAACAAAGCATGCTCTGCTTATCACTGGAacagaaaagaaactgaaatcGAATCACATTAACATACCGTAAACCAGTGTCTCTTAATATAACACAATGTAttgcaaaaaatttaaaaacatatattttaaacacacaaattgCATATTTGCAATGGTTCCCACAGAAAATAACTGGGACATCATTATGAAATTATGGCTGGAATGCACTGAATTACAATACTGTTGAAATCTGATCT is part of the Anguilla anguilla isolate fAngAng1 chromosome 10, fAngAng1.pri, whole genome shotgun sequence genome and encodes:
- the fgfr1a gene encoding fibroblast growth factor receptor 1-A isoform X3; the encoded protein is MPQPSGWRVPNSSAPSSSAFNRMLASWSLLLLWALVSQFSLSLARPATSEQVPPQTPADVYTLYPGDQLELLCEHKEETKVVSWTKDGVPVLDGEHVHLRETESLQDGQLEIEGVESADSGLYACFASGPYGNLSSYFFINITADTLVSSEDEDDNESSSEEAKLSSSQKLLPMAPQWAQPEKMEKKLHAVPASKTVKFRCQASGNPTPTLKWFKNGKEFKRDQRIGGFKVREHMWTIIMESVVPSDKGNYTCLVENEHGSINHTYQLDVVERSPHRPILQAGLPANRTVVVGSDVEFECKVFSDPQPHIQWLKHIEVNGSRVGPDGLPYVRILKHSGVNSSDTQVLTLYNVTEEESGEYICKVSNYIGEANQSAWLTVTRHQDSASPPSPVPSQTYLEVLIYCVGFFLICVMVVVAIIFKMRSSSKKSDFNSQLAVHKLAKSIPLRRQVSVDSSSSLHSGVMLVRPSRLSSSGSPMLSGVSEYELPQDPRWELPRDRLVLGKPLGEGCFGQVVMGEAQGLDKEKPNRLTKVAVKMLKSDATEKDLSDLISEMEMMKIIGKHKNIINLLGACTQDGPLYVIVEYASKGNLREYLRARRPPGMEYCYNPDQVPVENMSIKDLVSCAYQVARGMEYLASKKCIHRDLAARNVLVTEDNVMKIADFGLARDIHHIDYYKKTTNGRLPVKWMAPEALFDRIYTHQSDVWSFGVLLWEIFTLGGSPYPGVPVEELFKLLKEGHRMDKPSTCTHELYMMMRDCWHAVPSQRPTFKQLVEDLDRTLAMTSNQEYLDLSVPLDQYSPSYPDTRSSTCSSGEDSVFSHDAGAEEPCLPKFPPQPNGVAFKKR
- the fgfr1a gene encoding fibroblast growth factor receptor 1-A isoform X5, translated to MPQPSGWRVPNSSAPSSSAFNRMLASWSLLLLWALVSQFSLSLARPATSEQADTLVSSEDEDDNESSSEEAKLSSSQKLLPMAPQWAQPEKMEKKLHAVPASKTVKFRCQASGNPTPTLKWFKNGKEFKRDQRIGGFKVREHMWTIIMESVVPSDKGNYTCLVENEHGSINHTYQLDVVERSPHRPILQAGLPANRTVVVGSDVEFECKVFSDPQPHIQWLKHIEVNGSRVGPDGLPYVRILKHSGVNSSDTQVLTLYNVTEEESGEYICKVSNYIGEANQSAWLTVTRHQDSASPPSPVPSQTYLEVLIYCVGFFLICVMVVVAIIFKMRSSSKKSDFNSQLAVHKLAKSIPLRRQVTVSVDSSSSLHSGVMLVRPSRLSSSGSPMLSGVSEYELPQDPRWELPRDRLVLGKPLGEGCFGQVVMGEAQGLDKEKPNRLTKVAVKMLKSDATEKDLSDLISEMEMMKIIGKHKNIINLLGACTQDGPLYVIVEYASKGNLREYLRARRPPGMEYCYNPDQVPVENMSIKDLVSCAYQVARGMEYLASKKCIHRDLAARNVLVTEDNVMKIADFGLARDIHHIDYYKKTTNGRLPVKWMAPEALFDRIYTHQSDVWSFGVLLWEIFTLGGSPYPGVPVEELFKLLKEGHRMDKPSTCTHELYMMMRDCWHAVPSQRPTFKQLVEDLDRTLAMTSNQEYLDLSVPLDQYSPSYPDTRSSTCSSGEDSVFSHDAGAEEPCLPKFPPQPNGVAFKKR
- the fgfr1a gene encoding fibroblast growth factor receptor 1-A isoform X2; the encoded protein is MPQPSGWRVPNSSAPSSSAFNRMLASWSLLLLWALVSQFSLSLARPATSEQVPPQTPADVYTLYPGDQLELLCEHKEETKVVSWTKDGVPVLDGEHVHLRETESLQDGQLEIEGVESADSGLYACFASGPYGNLSSYFFINITADTLVSSEDEDDNESSSEEAKLSSSQKLLPMAPQWAQPEKMEKKLHAVPASKTVKFRCQASGNPTPTLKWFKNGKEFKRDQRIGGFKVREHMWTIIMESVVPSDKGNYTCLVENEHGSINHTYQLDVVERSPHRPILQAGLPANRTVVVGSDVEFECKVFSDPQPHIQWLKHIEVNGSRVGPDGLPYVRILKTAGLNTTDKEMEVLQLRNVSFDDAGEYTCLAGNSIGFSHHSAWLTVFKASPPSPVPSQTYLEVLIYCVGFFLICVMVVVAIIFKMRSSSKKSDFNSQLAVHKLAKSIPLRRQVTVSVDSSSSLHSGVMLVRPSRLSSSGSPMLSGVSEYELPQDPRWELPRDRLVLGKPLGEGCFGQVVMGEAQGLDKEKPNRLTKVAVKMLKSDATEKDLSDLISEMEMMKIIGKHKNIINLLGACTQDGPLYVIVEYASKGNLREYLRARRPPGMEYCYNPDQVPVENMSIKDLVSCAYQVARGMEYLASKKCIHRDLAARNVLVTEDNVMKIADFGLARDIHHIDYYKKTTNGRLPVKWMAPEALFDRIYTHQSDVWSFGVLLWEIFTLGGSPYPGVPVEELFKLLKEGHRMDKPSTCTHELYMMMRDCWHAVPSQRPTFKQLVEDLDRTLAMTSNQEYLDLSVPLDQYSPSYPDTRSSTCSSGEDSVFSHDAGAEEPCLPKFPPQPNGVAFKKR
- the fgfr1a gene encoding fibroblast growth factor receptor 1-A isoform X1, which produces MPQPSGWRVPNSSAPSSSAFNRMLASWSLLLLWALVSQFSLSLARPATSEQVPPQTPADVYTLYPGDQLELLCEHKEETKVVSWTKDGVPVLDGEHVHLRETESLQDGQLEIEGVESADSGLYACFASGPYGNLSSYFFINITADTLVSSEDEDDNESSSEEAKLSSSQKLLPMAPQWAQPEKMEKKLHAVPASKTVKFRCQASGNPTPTLKWFKNGKEFKRDQRIGGFKVREHMWTIIMESVVPSDKGNYTCLVENEHGSINHTYQLDVVERSPHRPILQAGLPANRTVVVGSDVEFECKVFSDPQPHIQWLKHIEVNGSRVGPDGLPYVRILKHSGVNSSDTQVLTLYNVTEEESGEYICKVSNYIGEANQSAWLTVTRHQDSASPPSPVPSQTYLEVLIYCVGFFLICVMVVVAIIFKMRSSSKKSDFNSQLAVHKLAKSIPLRRQVTVSVDSSSSLHSGVMLVRPSRLSSSGSPMLSGVSEYELPQDPRWELPRDRLVLGKPLGEGCFGQVVMGEAQGLDKEKPNRLTKVAVKMLKSDATEKDLSDLISEMEMMKIIGKHKNIINLLGACTQDGPLYVIVEYASKGNLREYLRARRPPGMEYCYNPDQVPVENMSIKDLVSCAYQVARGMEYLASKKCIHRDLAARNVLVTEDNVMKIADFGLARDIHHIDYYKKTTNGRLPVKWMAPEALFDRIYTHQSDVWSFGVLLWEIFTLGGSPYPGVPVEELFKLLKEGHRMDKPSTCTHELYMMMRDCWHAVPSQRPTFKQLVEDLDRTLAMTSNQEYLDLSVPLDQYSPSYPDTRSSTCSSGEDSVFSHDAGAEEPCLPKFPPQPNGVAFKKR
- the fgfr1a gene encoding fibroblast growth factor receptor 1-A isoform X4; translated protein: MPQPSGWRVPNSSAPSSSAFNRMLASWSLLLLWALVSQFSLSLARPATSEQVPPQTPADVYTLYPGDQLELLCEHKEETKVVSWTKDGVPVLDGEHVHLRETESLQDGQLEIEGVESADSGLYACFASGPYGNLSSYFFINITADTLVSSEDEDDNESSSEEAKLSSSQKLLPMAPQWAQPEKMEKKLHAVPASKTVKFRCQASGNPTPTLKWFKNGKEFKRDQRIGGFKVREHMWTIIMESVVPSDKGNYTCLVENEHGSINHTYQLDVVERSPHRPILQAGLPANRTVVVGSDVEFECKVFSDPQPHIQWLKHIEVNGSRVGPDGLPYVRILKTAGLNTTDKEMEVLQLRNVSFDDAGEYTCLAGNSIGFSHHSAWLTVFKASPPSPVPSQTYLEVLIYCVGFFLICVMVVVAIIFKMRSSSKKSDFNSQLAVHKLAKSIPLRRQVSVDSSSSLHSGVMLVRPSRLSSSGSPMLSGVSEYELPQDPRWELPRDRLVLGKPLGEGCFGQVVMGEAQGLDKEKPNRLTKVAVKMLKSDATEKDLSDLISEMEMMKIIGKHKNIINLLGACTQDGPLYVIVEYASKGNLREYLRARRPPGMEYCYNPDQVPVENMSIKDLVSCAYQVARGMEYLASKKCIHRDLAARNVLVTEDNVMKIADFGLARDIHHIDYYKKTTNGRLPVKWMAPEALFDRIYTHQSDVWSFGVLLWEIFTLGGSPYPGVPVEELFKLLKEGHRMDKPSTCTHELYMMMRDCWHAVPSQRPTFKQLVEDLDRTLAMTSNQEYLDLSVPLDQYSPSYPDTRSSTCSSGEDSVFSHDAGAEEPCLPKFPPQPNGVAFKKR
- the fgfr1a gene encoding fibroblast growth factor receptor 1-A isoform X6 is translated as MPQPSGWRVPNSSAPSSSAFNRMLASWSLLLLWALVSQFSLSLARPATSEQADTLVSSEDEDDNESSSEEAKLSSSQKLLPMAPQWAQPEKMEKKLHAVPASKTVKFRCQASGNPTPTLKWFKNGKEFKRDQRIGGFKVREHMWTIIMESVVPSDKGNYTCLVENEHGSINHTYQLDVVERSPHRPILQAGLPANRTVVVGSDVEFECKVFSDPQPHIQWLKHIEVNGSRVGPDGLPYVRILKTAGLNTTDKEMEVLQLRNVSFDDAGEYTCLAGNSIGFSHHSAWLTVFKASPPSPVPSQTYLEVLIYCVGFFLICVMVVVAIIFKMRSSSKKSDFNSQLAVHKLAKSIPLRRQVSVDSSSSLHSGVMLVRPSRLSSSGSPMLSGVSEYELPQDPRWELPRDRLVLGKPLGEGCFGQVVMGEAQGLDKEKPNRLTKVAVKMLKSDATEKDLSDLISEMEMMKIIGKHKNIINLLGACTQDGPLYVIVEYASKGNLREYLRARRPPGMEYCYNPDQVPVENMSIKDLVSCAYQVARGMEYLASKKCIHRDLAARNVLVTEDNVMKIADFGLARDIHHIDYYKKTTNGRLPVKWMAPEALFDRIYTHQSDVWSFGVLLWEIFTLGGSPYPGVPVEELFKLLKEGHRMDKPSTCTHELYMMMRDCWHAVPSQRPTFKQLVEDLDRTLAMTSNQEYLDLSVPLDQYSPSYPDTRSSTCSSGEDSVFSHDAGAEEPCLPKFPPQPNGVAFKKR